DNA from Kitasatospora acidiphila:
ATCCGGTGCGCCTGCTGACTCCCCGGCAGGGCCGGCCGTCCCGGTGCAGGTGCCGACTGCGCAGCCGGGTGCGGCGACCGCATCCCCCAGGTGGCCTCGTCGGCATCCGCCGCCGTCCCGTGCGCCGCGGCATCGAGCGGCTCGCCGGCGCCCGTTGTCGCCGACCAGACCACCGCTGCCTCCTCGCCCGCCGTCGAGCCGGTGGCACAGTCCGACGCGCTGCCGCCGCCCGCGGATCGGCTGACGGGAGGTCATGCCTCGCTCGGTGGCTGGCGCGCGGCGACGTGCGGGGTGTTCCTGATCCTGGCCGGCCTGACCCTGATCGCCCGGCGCATGGTGGCTCGCGGGCCGGAGAACCGGCGGGACTGAACCCCTGTGTCCGCCGTCCGCCGACAGGTGGGTGAAGCGTCCCTTCCCGGTGGGGCGGCGGGAGCTGTCGGAGCGTCAATGAGCTGGCGCTCCATCAGTGGATGCACCGCCAGTACCTTTTGACACGCCATTGCCCAAATGTCGCATTTGCTGACCTATGTACCTAGCCTGGGCTTTCGCACTGTCCGTCAGATCCGGTCGGCAGTGCCTGCCGCGCCGACCCTGAGGAAACCCGCATGGACGCCCAACGCGATTCCGCCCGCCGCCCGCTCGCCGGGGCGACCTCGTTGCCCAGGGTGGCCCTCCCGAACACCGAGTCCCCGATCGCCGAGGACCCCGCCCCCACCGAGCCGCAGCCCGTCATCCGTCCACAGCTTGTGGACAGCCGGGCCGAGGTGGCCGCCCGTCGCCCGCCGAAGGTGGCCCCGGGGCTGCGGGAACGGCCGGCGCTGGTGCTGCCGGGCTGGGTGGCGCTGCTCGCCGTGCTGCTGGCGCTGGGCTCCGCCGCCTTGGTGCTGACCCGGGTCGGGGTGATCCCGCGCTTCGGGGGCTCGCCCGATCTGCGGACCGCGGCAGCTCAGCAGGCCGACGGTGCGGTGGTGACCGACACCGCGTTGGTCGCGGTGACCGCCGCCGGCCTGGTGGTCCTGGTCTCGCTGGCCGGCCTGCTGGCCAACGGCAGCGGTGAGACCCGGGTGCTCAGCCGCTGGGGCCGCTACCGGGGCACCATCCGGCGAGCCGGGCTGGTCTGGGTCAATCCGATGCTGCGGCGGCGCCGGGTGGACGTCAGGCTGCGGCACTGGCGCAGCGAGCCGGTGCCGGTGACCGACCGGGCCGGGATCCCGATCGTGGTCCGGGTCCTGGTGGTCTGGCGGATCAAGGACACCGCCCGGGCGGTCTACGCGGTCGGCGACCACGAGGCCTACCTGCGCGAGCAGATCCACGCGGTGCTGACCCGCACCGCGAGCACGCTGCCCTGCGACAGCAACTCCACCCCCGGCCCCGCGCTGCGCGACGGGCAGTGGTTCGCCGACGAGCTCAGCCGGGGGCTGGCCGCCGAGGTGGCGCCCGCCGGTCTGGAGGTCTTCTCGGTGCAGCCGGTGGCGCTGGACTACGCGCCAGAGGTGGCCGAGTCGATGCGCCGCCGCCGGCTGGCCGACCTGGACGCGAGCCTGCGCACCGTGCTGGTGGACGACGCGGTGGAGGCGGCCGCCCTCGCGGTCCGCCGACTGGAGCGGGCCACCGCTCAGGAACTCGACGAGGCGGCCCGCAGCGCCCTGATGGAGCAGCTGCTGGTCGCGTTCGTCGCACCCGCCGGGGTGGCGAGCACGCTGCTCGGCACCATCCCGGCACCGGCCGCCCGGGCAGCCGCCGCGGTGGGCGTCCCCAGGGACTCCCGCCACGGTGCCCACAAGGAGGGGAATCGCGCGTGAAGACAGCCACCGAACCCGGACTGATCGGCTTCGAGGAGCGGATCGGCGAGCTGCCGGTGCCGCAAGGCTGCGACTGCCGGTCCTGCCGCTCGTAGGCGGGCACGGCACGGCTGCGGAGCAGCCTGCCGGCCGCGCGGGCGAGCCGAATACAGCAGCTCAAGGGGGTCCGGGGGCCTGCCTGGCGACCACCGTGCTGGCCGGGGCCGGAGTGATCGGCCTCGGGCTCGGCGCGGGCACCCCGAAGCGATGCGCCCCGCGTCCCGGCAAGCAGGTCCGGATCTCCACCCTCGGCAGCGGGTACTGCCCGACCCACATGGGCCGCCCGTAGACCGTGTCAATCCGCCATCCGAGCTGCGGCGTTCCCGCTCACACCGGTGGACGGGAACGCCCGGCCGTGTTCCCGGAGAACGGCGGGTGGCCGGTACCGGTCCGGGGACGGTGAGTCACTCCGGCGAGGGGTCCGGGCTGTCCCGGGGCCCCGGCCATTGGTTAGAGTCCCGTCCCATGGCTGAGAACAACTACGAAGACAACGCCGGCAACACCCAGATGTTCCGGGCCTTTGTGGAGACCCCGCCGGCCCAGGAGCGGGCCAATGTCTCCGTGCACCGCAGCAGCGGCGGCGGTGGCGGCCGGACCGGGATGATCGCGCTCGGTGCGATCGTCGCGGTGGTGGTCGTGGTCGCGGTGGTCTGGCTCGCCGTCAAGTAAAACGTCCGAAGGGTCACCACGCGGAACGCTGTCCGGGCGCGGGTCCGGTTCGTACTCTTGGTCGGACGCGGCGCCACCGAACCGCCGCGGCCGACCCAGGAGGACCCAGGTGATCGAGCAGTCCGCGCAGTACCAGCAGCCCGCGCCGGCGGCAGCCGAGCTGGCCGCCCGGAGCCTGGGCCTGGCCGGGGCGGTCAACGCCCGCGACCTGGGCGGCTACCGCACCGCGGACGGACGGGTGCTGCGCAGCGGGGTCGCGCTGCGCAGTGACGGGCTGCACCGGCTGCAGGAGGCGGACCTCGAGGTCTTCGCCGCGCTCGGGGTGCGGCACGTGGTGGACCTGCGCAGCCTGGACGAGGTGCGGGAGGCCGGTCCGGACCGGGTGCCCGGCCTGCCGGTGGCGGACGTCTCCGCGGTCGAACTCTCCGCCGAGCCGCTGAGCGTGACCGCCGACGGTCCGGGCGGCATCACCCTGCACCACCTGCCGGTCTTCGCCGCCGACTTCGACATCTATGTGGCGCTGCGCGACGCGCTGGCCGACCGGGACCCGGTGGCCCAGCGGGCGCTGCTCGGTGACGGCCGGATGGCCGCGACGATGACCGGCCTCTACCGCTGGTTCGTCACCGACCCGGTGGCCCGGGAGCGGTTCGCCGCGGTGCTGCGGCTGCTGGCCGCCCCGGACGCCCCGCCCGTGCTGTTCCACTGCACGGCGGGCAAGGACCGCACCGGTTGGGCGGCCGCGCTGGTGCTCACCGCGCTGGGCGTGGACCGGGCCACGGTGGTGGCGGACTACCTGCTGACCAATGTGCGCTCCGGCGCGATCGTCGACCAGATCGTGGCCAGCTTCTACCATCGCGGCCTGATGGAGGACCCGTCCCTGCTGCTGCCGATGTTCCGGGCCGACCAGGCCTATCTGGCGGCCGCCTTCGAGGAGGTGGCCGCGGGATGGTCCGGCTTCGAGGAGTTCTGGCGGGCCGGCCTCGGCCTGGACGACGCCGTGCTGGCCGGCCTGCGCAAGAACCTGCTGGGTGACGACGACTGAGTGGCCGTCACCCGGATGGGCGTCAGCTCTCGCTGGTCAGCCCGTCGCGCAGCTGGGTGAGGGTCTTGGTGAGCAGCCGGGAGACGTGCATCTGGGAGATCCCGATCTCCTCGCCGATCTGGGACTGGGTCAGGTTGCCGAAGAAGCGCAGCATGATGATCCGGCGCTCCCGGGCCGGCAGCTTGGCCAGCAGCGGCTTCAACGACTCCCGGTACTCGACCCCCTCCAGGGCGAGGTCCTCGTAGCCCAGCCGGTCGGCCAGCGGTCCGTCACCGTCCTCCTCGCCGGGGCCGGAGTCCAGGGAGCTGGCGGTGTAGGCGTTGCCGACGGCCAGGCCCTCGACCACCTCCTCCTCGCTGACCCCGAGGCTGGTGGCGAGCTCGGCGACGGTCGGCGAGCGGTCCAGCCGCTGGGCGAGCTCGTCACCCGCCTTGGTCAGCGCGAGCCGCAGCTCCTGCAGCCGCCGGGGCACCCGCACCGACCAGCTGGTGTCCCGGAAGAAGCGCTTGATCTCGCCGACCACGGTGGGCATCGCGAAGGTGGGGAACTCCACCCCGCGCTCCGGGTCGAACCGGTCGATCGCCTTGATCAGGCCGATGGTGCCGACCTGGACGATGTCCTCCATCGGCTCGTTGCGGCTGCGGAACCGGGCCGCGGCGTATCTCACCAGCGGCAGGTTGAGCTCGATCAGGGTGTCGCGGACGTAGCCGTGCTCCGCGCTGCCCGGAGTCACCGTGGCAAGCCGCCGGAAGAGTGAACGGGAGAGGGTGCGGGTGTCCAGTGACGGCTCCTGCGGCGGCGGCATCGGCGTCCGCTCAGGAGCGTGCTCAGGCGTGTGCTCAGGAGCGTGCTCGGCAACCGCCGTACCACCGTGGATCTTCGCGCTGTCCAACTCCGCGGACATGCACCCACCCCCTTGTGACAGGTCGGACCGGAGCCGCCGCTCGGCTCCGGATGCGCGCCGAGTGATCGGCGCCCCCCAATCGCTTGCTTACCGGAACAGCGCGGGCGGCAAACCCGAACGTCACCAGATGTCACCCGTCGGAAACACCACGCGACGCGACCTGAGACTCATTCTTCCCAGGAGTTTCCGGTCCTGAGCCTGGTCAAGATCCTGGAGAGCAGCCGGGATACGTGCATCTGCGACATGCCGAGCTCGCTGGAGATCTGCGACTGCGTCAGGTTGGCGAAGAACCGCAGCATCACGATCCGGCGTTCCCGCTCGGGCAGTTGCACCAGCAGGTGGCGCACCATGTCGCGGTGTTCGACGTCGGTGAGTGCCGAGTCCTCGTAGCCGAGCCGGTCCAGCAGGGCCAGGCCGCCCTCGTGCTCCTGGGCGGCCTCCAGCGAGGCGGCGTTGTAGGCCCGGCCGGCGTCCAGGCAGGCCCGCACGTCCTCCTCCGGGATCCGCAGGCTGGCGGCGATCTCCGGCACCTTGGGCGTGCGGCCCTGGGTGACCGTCAGCTCCTCCATGGCGCCGCTGACCTGGACCCAGAGCTCCTGGAGCCGCCGGGGCACGTGCATGGTCCGCACGTTGTCCCGGAAGTAACGTTTGATCTCCCCCAGGATGGTGGGCAGCGCATAGGTGGGGAACTGCACGCCGCGGCTCGGGTCGAAGCGGTCGATGGCGTTGATCAGGCCGATGGTGCCGACCTGGACCACGTCCTCCATCGGCTCGTTGCGGCTGCGGAAGCGGGTGGCGGCGTAGCGCACCAGGGGGATGTTGATCTCGATCAGCGCGGCCCGCACCTGCTCGCGCTCGGGTGCGTCGGCGGGCAGCTCGGCGAGCCGCTCGAAGAGC
Protein-coding regions in this window:
- a CDS encoding SPFH domain-containing protein; protein product: MDAQRDSARRPLAGATSLPRVALPNTESPIAEDPAPTEPQPVIRPQLVDSRAEVAARRPPKVAPGLRERPALVLPGWVALLAVLLALGSAALVLTRVGVIPRFGGSPDLRTAAAQQADGAVVTDTALVAVTAAGLVVLVSLAGLLANGSGETRVLSRWGRYRGTIRRAGLVWVNPMLRRRRVDVRLRHWRSEPVPVTDRAGIPIVVRVLVVWRIKDTARAVYAVGDHEAYLREQIHAVLTRTASTLPCDSNSTPGPALRDGQWFADELSRGLAAEVAPAGLEVFSVQPVALDYAPEVAESMRRRRLADLDASLRTVLVDDAVEAAALAVRRLERATAQELDEAARSALMEQLLVAFVAPAGVASTLLGTIPAPAARAAAAVGVPRDSRHGAHKEGNRA
- a CDS encoding RNA polymerase sigma factor SigF, whose protein sequence is MSAELDSAKIHGGTAVAEHAPEHTPEHAPERTPMPPPQEPSLDTRTLSRSLFRRLATVTPGSAEHGYVRDTLIELNLPLVRYAAARFRSRNEPMEDIVQVGTIGLIKAIDRFDPERGVEFPTFAMPTVVGEIKRFFRDTSWSVRVPRRLQELRLALTKAGDELAQRLDRSPTVAELATSLGVSEEEVVEGLAVGNAYTASSLDSGPGEEDGDGPLADRLGYEDLALEGVEYRESLKPLLAKLPARERRIIMLRFFGNLTQSQIGEEIGISQMHVSRLLTKTLTQLRDGLTSES
- a CDS encoding RNA polymerase sigma factor SigF; protein product: MTDLAGQGEAVNEEGVALPVPIQESQPDTGADPGLERAADRDGGATADDPTEAGGPIDVRTLTRVLFERLAELPADAPEREQVRAALIEINIPLVRYAATRFRSRNEPMEDVVQVGTIGLINAIDRFDPSRGVQFPTYALPTILGEIKRYFRDNVRTMHVPRRLQELWVQVSGAMEELTVTQGRTPKVPEIAASLRIPEEDVRACLDAGRAYNAASLEAAQEHEGGLALLDRLGYEDSALTDVEHRDMVRHLLVQLPERERRIVMLRFFANLTQSQISSELGMSQMHVSRLLSRILTRLRTGNSWEE
- a CDS encoding tyrosine-protein phosphatase translates to MIEQSAQYQQPAPAAAELAARSLGLAGAVNARDLGGYRTADGRVLRSGVALRSDGLHRLQEADLEVFAALGVRHVVDLRSLDEVREAGPDRVPGLPVADVSAVELSAEPLSVTADGPGGITLHHLPVFAADFDIYVALRDALADRDPVAQRALLGDGRMAATMTGLYRWFVTDPVARERFAAVLRLLAAPDAPPVLFHCTAGKDRTGWAAALVLTALGVDRATVVADYLLTNVRSGAIVDQIVASFYHRGLMEDPSLLLPMFRADQAYLAAAFEEVAAGWSGFEEFWRAGLGLDDAVLAGLRKNLLGDDD